Proteins from a genomic interval of Streptomyces sp. Tu6071:
- a CDS encoding extracellular solute-binding protein, which produces MLTEMDCYNTDPTMSALPKLLDSCGRKAGVTVRRKIVPDLRTRLIQLAGSHAVPDLVLLDNPDLQQLAATGALTDLGAAGLRTEGLYENVVAAGQYEGKLYGVAPGANSLALYYDKKLLADAGLTPPTTWDALGKAAKKLTSSKRHGLGFAVPATEEGSFQFESFFLSAGAELSKLDSPEAVRALTFLDTLVKEGAAPKDVLSWTQANVQEQFANGSLGMMVNGPWQLPQLKKAGMSEADYGVVPMPVPAKGGTPSGALGGEVWAAGNNGAEKSRKAAEVISCMVNEKNSLTWSKLTQYVPAAKSAAAELAAEQPQMKPFVDGIAGARGRTAKLGATYPAASQALWTAVQAALAGQRSPSAALAAAQAEASR; this is translated from the coding sequence GTGCTGACCGAGATGGACTGCTACAACACCGACCCGACGATGAGCGCGCTGCCGAAGCTCCTCGACTCCTGCGGCAGGAAGGCCGGGGTGACGGTGCGCCGCAAGATCGTGCCCGACCTGCGGACGAGGCTCATCCAGCTCGCCGGTTCGCACGCCGTGCCCGACCTCGTGCTCCTCGACAACCCCGATCTCCAGCAGCTCGCGGCCACGGGCGCGCTCACCGACCTCGGTGCGGCGGGGCTCAGGACGGAGGGCTTGTACGAGAACGTGGTCGCGGCCGGGCAGTACGAGGGGAAGCTGTACGGGGTCGCCCCGGGCGCCAACTCCCTTGCCCTGTACTACGACAAGAAGCTCCTCGCGGACGCGGGCCTCACCCCGCCCACGACGTGGGACGCGCTCGGGAAGGCCGCGAAGAAGCTCACGTCGAGCAAGCGGCACGGGCTCGGATTCGCGGTTCCCGCGACCGAGGAGGGCAGCTTCCAGTTCGAGTCGTTCTTCCTCTCGGCGGGGGCCGAGTTGTCGAAGCTCGACTCGCCGGAGGCGGTGCGGGCCCTCACCTTCCTGGACACGCTCGTCAAGGAGGGCGCGGCACCAAAGGACGTGCTGAGCTGGACGCAGGCGAACGTGCAGGAGCAGTTCGCGAACGGTTCGCTCGGGATGATGGTCAACGGGCCCTGGCAGCTCCCGCAGTTGAAGAAGGCCGGGATGTCGGAGGCGGACTACGGCGTCGTGCCGATGCCCGTACCGGCGAAGGGCGGCACGCCGTCGGGGGCACTGGGCGGCGAGGTGTGGGCGGCCGGGAACAACGGCGCGGAGAAGTCCCGCAAGGCCGCCGAGGTCATCTCCTGCATGGTGAACGAGAAGAACAGCCTCACGTGGTCGAAGCTGACGCAGTACGTCCCCGCGGCGAAGAGCGCCGCCGCCGAACTCGCCGCCGAGCAGCCGCAGATGAAGCCCTTCGTGGACGGCATCGCGGGGGCGCGGGGGCGGACGGCGAAGCTCGGGGCCACGTACCCGGCCGCCTCGCAGGCGCTCTGGACCGCCGTGCAGGCCGCGCTCGCCGGGCAGAGGAGCCCGTCCGCCGCGCTCGCCGCCGCGCAGGCCGAGGCGAGCCGATGA
- a CDS encoding LacI family DNA-binding transcriptional regulator, producing MLSGKRQVSEAIRERVMRVVEESGYRPSATARALAHGSTRTFGLVIPPTSEHLVAEQLRFVGAVAEAAAAHDHDVLLSPSGEAHESAFDRMVGERRVDGVIVMETMLHDSRVARLTEEGLPFVTIGRTGAEEAHSWVDLDYAGLVTEAVTRLAALGHERIALINRPQRLLDREYGPAFRALDAFEKAVVAHDLRGTAVCAEDEEESGAEVTRRLLGTLVPPPTAIVTVNERALDGVVAALRSARVVVPRDLSLLAVTSEEHARAHEPQIGGADVPTAEMGRNAVEALLRRVTHPEEALAHVLLSPPFLPRGTEGPAPASA from the coding sequence GTGCTGAGCGGGAAGCGGCAGGTGTCCGAGGCGATCAGGGAGCGGGTCATGCGGGTCGTGGAGGAGTCGGGCTACCGTCCGAGCGCCACGGCACGGGCCCTCGCCCACGGCTCCACGCGGACCTTCGGTCTCGTCATCCCGCCCACGAGCGAGCACCTGGTCGCGGAGCAGCTCCGCTTCGTCGGCGCGGTCGCCGAGGCGGCGGCGGCGCACGACCACGACGTCCTGCTCTCGCCGAGCGGCGAGGCGCACGAGAGCGCCTTCGACCGGATGGTCGGGGAGCGCAGGGTGGACGGCGTGATCGTGATGGAGACGATGCTCCACGACAGCCGGGTCGCGCGGCTCACCGAGGAGGGGCTGCCGTTCGTCACGATCGGCAGGACCGGGGCCGAGGAGGCGCACAGCTGGGTCGACCTCGACTACGCGGGGCTCGTGACCGAGGCGGTGACACGGCTCGCCGCGCTCGGGCACGAGCGGATCGCCCTGATCAACCGTCCGCAGCGGCTCCTCGACCGGGAGTACGGGCCCGCCTTCCGGGCACTCGACGCCTTCGAGAAGGCCGTCGTCGCGCACGACCTGCGCGGGACGGCGGTCTGCGCGGAGGACGAGGAGGAGTCGGGGGCCGAGGTGACACGGCGGTTGCTCGGCACCCTGGTGCCGCCGCCGACCGCGATCGTGACGGTCAACGAGCGCGCGCTCGACGGCGTCGTCGCCGCCCTGCGGTCCGCGCGGGTCGTGGTGCCCCGCGACCTCTCGCTGCTCGCCGTCACGTCCGAGGAGCACGCCCGCGCCCACGAGCCGCAGATCGGCGGCGCCGACGTGCCCACCGCCGAGATGGGGCGCAACGCCGTCGAGGCCCTGCTGCGCCGTGTCACCCACCCCGAGGAGGCGCTCGCCCACGTCCTGCTCAGCCCGCCCTTCCTCCCGCGCGGCACCGAGGGCCCGGCCCCCGCCTCCGCCTGA